In Lactococcus garvieae subsp. garvieae, the following proteins share a genomic window:
- the glmU gene encoding bifunctional UDP-N-acetylglucosamine diphosphorylase/glucosamine-1-phosphate N-acetyltransferase GlmU has protein sequence MEKYAIILAAGKGTRMKSSLPKVLHKVAGKTMLGHVLQSVNQVDMEKRIVIVGHEADKVIETLPKGTNFVKQDEQLGTGHAVRIASDLLENEEGATLVIAGDTPLITGETLEQLFEYHVAQKATATILTALAPNPTGYGRIIRDAEDCVEKIVEQKDASAEEQAIQEINTGTYIFDNKALFSALENLTTDNAQGEYYLTDVIEIFKKQGKTVTAHILEDFDESLGVNDRVALAQAEKIMRRRINHQHMVNGVTLIDPETTYIDADIEIGEETIIEPNVQIMGNTVIGKKTLITSGSRIEDSEIHSHCEIRSSWIESSKMNIMSNVGPYAHLRPGTVLSEKVHVGNFVEIKGSTLGKGTKAGHLTYIGNATVGEKVNFGAGTITVNYDGQNKYNTEIDDFAFIGSNSTLVAPLRVGKNALTAAGSTITKDVAPESIAIGRSRQVEKSGAARRLPHFRGE, from the coding sequence ATGGAAAAATATGCAATTATACTCGCGGCTGGAAAAGGGACGCGCATGAAATCGTCTTTACCAAAAGTTCTTCACAAGGTGGCGGGCAAAACAATGCTCGGTCACGTTTTACAAAGTGTGAATCAAGTGGATATGGAAAAACGCATCGTGATTGTTGGACATGAAGCAGATAAAGTCATTGAAACTCTTCCTAAAGGAACAAACTTTGTGAAACAAGATGAGCAATTAGGAACCGGTCATGCCGTGCGTATTGCCTCAGATTTGCTTGAAAATGAAGAAGGCGCAACATTGGTTATTGCGGGAGATACCCCTTTAATTACAGGCGAAACTTTAGAACAATTATTTGAGTATCATGTCGCACAAAAAGCGACCGCAACTATTTTAACAGCTCTTGCACCCAATCCCACAGGCTATGGTCGTATCATCCGTGATGCTGAGGACTGTGTGGAAAAAATTGTGGAGCAAAAAGATGCTTCTGCAGAAGAACAAGCGATCCAAGAAATCAATACAGGTACTTATATCTTTGATAACAAGGCCTTGTTCTCAGCACTTGAAAATCTCACAACAGACAACGCACAAGGCGAGTACTACTTAACAGATGTTATCGAAATTTTCAAAAAGCAAGGAAAAACAGTTACCGCTCATATTTTAGAAGATTTCGATGAAAGTCTTGGTGTAAACGATCGCGTGGCGTTAGCACAAGCAGAAAAAATTATGCGCCGTCGCATCAACCATCAACATATGGTCAATGGTGTAACGCTTATTGATCCGGAAACAACTTATATTGATGCAGATATCGAAATCGGTGAAGAAACGATCATTGAACCAAATGTGCAAATTATGGGGAATACCGTTATTGGTAAAAAAACCTTGATTACAAGTGGCAGCCGCATTGAGGATTCAGAAATTCACTCTCATTGTGAAATTCGTTCTTCATGGATTGAAAGCAGTAAAATGAACATCATGAGTAATGTTGGTCCCTATGCTCACTTGCGTCCAGGAACAGTTCTCAGCGAAAAAGTTCATGTGGGTAACTTTGTGGAAATCAAGGGATCAACACTCGGTAAAGGAACAAAAGCCGGACACCTTACTTACATCGGTAACGCAACAGTTGGTGAAAAAGTAAACTTTGGTGCTGGAACAATTACTGTAAATTATGATGGTCAAAACAAATACAATACAGAAATTGATGATTTTGCCTTTATTGGTTCCAATTCAACATTAGTTGCACCCCTTCGTGTGGGTAAAAACGCCTTGACTGCTGCCGGCTCAACCATTACTAAGGATGTGGCACCAGAAAGTATCGCAATTGGACGTTCACGTCAAGTTGAAAAGTCAGGTGCTGCACGCCGCTTGCCACATTTTCGTGGTGAGTAA
- a CDS encoding DegV family protein, with translation MTFRIVTDSTADLSEDYLQKHDITVLGMTVTIGEQTYPTIGENSLSNEHLLREIKAGKTVQTSQINSGQFSELFKKFISQNPEEEIVYLAFSSGLSGTYQSALIAREMVLEEYPKAKITVVDTLGAASGEGFLVQEMVNLRASGKSLTEALPIFEALILRLKSLFMVDDLNHLARGGRIPKAVAMVGTMANIKPLLTVDAEGKLTQLTKVRGKKKAIKSLVDMTLEEMDPDYSRVIVAYSGSETVAQEVKDTFLAHHVDTVDIRPLSPTIVTHTGSGTLAIFSIAKKNRN, from the coding sequence ATGACTTTTCGCATTGTTACCGATTCAACAGCGGATTTGAGTGAAGATTATTTGCAAAAGCATGATATAACTGTATTAGGAATGACGGTCACTATTGGCGAGCAAACCTATCCAACTATTGGTGAAAATAGCCTGAGCAATGAACACCTTCTCCGAGAAATTAAAGCAGGTAAAACTGTTCAGACCTCACAAATTAACTCGGGGCAGTTTTCCGAGTTATTCAAAAAATTTATAAGCCAAAATCCAGAAGAAGAAATAGTATACTTGGCCTTTTCATCAGGATTATCAGGAACTTATCAATCTGCCCTTATCGCCCGGGAAATGGTCTTAGAAGAATATCCAAAAGCTAAAATTACGGTAGTGGATACGTTGGGTGCAGCTTCGGGAGAAGGTTTCTTGGTCCAAGAAATGGTAAATCTACGAGCATCAGGAAAGAGCTTGACAGAAGCGTTGCCTATTTTTGAAGCTCTTATTTTACGCCTCAAGAGCCTTTTTATGGTTGACGACTTGAATCACCTTGCACGCGGAGGACGTATTCCAAAAGCTGTTGCTATGGTTGGGACGATGGCCAACATTAAACCCCTCCTTACTGTAGATGCAGAAGGCAAGTTGACACAACTGACCAAAGTGCGTGGGAAGAAAAAAGCAATAAAAAGTTTAGTTGACATGACGCTTGAAGAGATGGATCCAGATTATTCACGTGTAATTGTGGCTTATTCAGGGAGTGAAACAGTTGCTCAAGAAGTAAAAGACACCTTCTTGGCACACCATGTTGACACGGTTGACATCCGTCCTCTGAGTCCAACGATTGTCACTCATACAGGTTCTGGAACTTTAGCAATTTTTTCAATTGCTAAAAAAAATAGAAATTAA
- the rpsO gene encoding 30S ribosomal protein S15, with amino-acid sequence MAISKEKKQELIKQYARTEGDTGSPEVQIAVLTWEINHLNDHIKSHKKDHATYRGLMKKIGHRRNLLAYLREKDVQRYRELIASLGLRR; translated from the coding sequence ATGGCAATCTCAAAAGAAAAAAAACAAGAACTCATCAAACAATACGCACGTACTGAAGGCGATACTGGTTCACCTGAAGTTCAAATCGCTGTTTTGACTTGGGAAATCAACCACCTTAACGATCACATCAAATCACACAAAAAAGACCACGCTACTTACCGTGGATTGATGAAAAAAATCGGTCACCGTCGTAATCTTCTTGCTTACCTTCGTGAAAAAGATGTTCAACGTTACCGTGAACTTATCGCTTCACTTGGTCTCCGTCGTTAA
- the ftsZ gene encoding cell division protein FtsZ, producing the protein MEFSFDTEIAQGAVIKVIGVGGGGGNAVNRMIEEGVSGVDFIVANTDVQALRSSKADTVIQLGPKLTRGLGAGAQPEVGRRAAEESAETIAQSFEGADMVFITAGMGGGTGTGAAPVIAQIAKEIGALTVAVVTRPFGFEGSKRSYFATEGIEDLRANVDTLLIISNNNLLEIVDKKTPLTEALREADNVLRQGVQGVTDLITNPGMINLDFADVKTVMANKGDALMGIGVATGEDRVIEATRKAIYSPLLETTIEGAENVLLNVTGGMDMSLIEAQDASEIVIQAAGNDVNILLGTSIDDSLSDEIRVTVVATGVSQDATDEYLGASTAPVVEEPRRQPNFQHTSMKQASAPTSRPAQAKQPSQTQQAPAQKSGSAFGDWDLRRDASPRQNGNQNRENSSNVTSFSGVPSTDEDIDTPPFFRK; encoded by the coding sequence ATGGAATTTTCATTTGATACAGAAATCGCTCAAGGCGCTGTAATTAAAGTTATCGGTGTTGGTGGCGGCGGTGGTAACGCAGTTAACCGCATGATTGAAGAAGGCGTTTCTGGCGTTGACTTTATCGTAGCTAATACAGATGTACAAGCTTTACGCAGTTCAAAAGCGGATACAGTAATTCAACTTGGCCCTAAATTGACACGTGGACTTGGTGCAGGTGCACAACCTGAGGTTGGTCGCCGTGCAGCAGAAGAATCTGCAGAAACAATTGCCCAATCTTTTGAAGGCGCAGATATGGTCTTCATCACTGCTGGTATGGGTGGTGGAACAGGAACAGGTGCTGCTCCTGTAATCGCTCAAATTGCAAAAGAAATTGGTGCTTTGACAGTTGCAGTTGTAACACGTCCATTTGGTTTTGAAGGTTCAAAACGTAGCTACTTTGCAACAGAAGGTATTGAAGATCTTCGTGCAAACGTAGACACATTACTTATCATCTCAAACAATAACTTGCTTGAAATCGTTGATAAGAAAACACCTTTGACTGAAGCATTGCGTGAAGCGGATAATGTTCTCCGCCAAGGTGTCCAAGGTGTCACTGACTTGATCACAAACCCAGGTATGATTAACCTTGACTTCGCCGATGTGAAAACAGTTATGGCCAACAAAGGAGATGCCCTTATGGGTATCGGTGTTGCCACTGGTGAAGACCGTGTCATTGAAGCAACACGTAAAGCGATTTACTCACCATTGCTTGAAACAACAATTGAAGGTGCTGAAAATGTGCTCCTCAATGTTACTGGTGGTATGGATATGAGTCTTATTGAAGCTCAAGATGCTTCAGAAATCGTTATTCAAGCTGCAGGTAATGATGTAAACATTTTATTGGGAACATCTATTGATGATTCACTTAGTGATGAAATTCGTGTTACTGTTGTAGCAACAGGTGTTTCACAAGATGCCACTGATGAATACTTAGGTGCTTCAACAGCTCCAGTTGTAGAAGAGCCACGTCGTCAACCTAACTTTCAACACACTTCGATGAAACAAGCCTCAGCGCCAACTTCACGTCCAGCACAAGCTAAACAACCTTCACAAACACAACAAGCACCTGCACAAAAATCAGGATCAGCTTTTGGTGATTGGGATCTTCGTCGTGATGCTTCACCGCGTCAAAACGGAAATCAAAACCGTGAAAACTCATCAAATGTTACAAGCTTCTCAGGTGTCCCATCTACAGATGAAGATATCGATACTCCACCATTTTTCCGTAAATAA
- the macP gene encoding cell wall synthase accessory phosphoprotein MacP, translated as MPKPLLTDDIIEDAERKRRRLERSLKEELEQDREISEKYDKLERDLSKNAVYKSRRIENAKQKKRSSRVNKWLLITSLVVIGIGILFFWYYF; from the coding sequence ATGCCTAAACCACTTTTGACAGATGATATCATTGAGGATGCAGAGCGAAAAAGAAGACGTTTGGAGAGAAGTCTCAAAGAAGAATTAGAGCAAGATCGAGAAATTTCAGAGAAGTACGATAAGCTTGAACGTGATTTATCTAAAAATGCGGTTTATAAAAGTCGTCGCATTGAAAATGCCAAGCAGAAAAAACGAAGCAGTCGTGTCAACAAATGGCTCCTGATTACTTCTCTTGTTGTAATTGGGATAGGAATTTTGTTTTTCTGGTATTACTTCTAA
- the proC gene encoding pyrroline-5-carboxylate reductase — MKTIGFIGVGKMASAIITGLDKSKARVLISGRDLRKTQEQADKLGVFASHSHGELVEQSDLIVMAVKPQILPDIMEEISPLFTKDKTLISIAAGFDLEALSDMSKTYDFPIIRVMPNINAQIQKSTSAIVRNEYVSSDIYQLTQEIFSSIGTVHEVAEKDFSTFTAIAGSSPAYIYMFVDALSRAGVLHGIPKDQATKIVAETVAASAQMILESGEGPWTLVDKVSSPGGTTVAGVVSLEQNHFVATVIDAITATIEKENTLN, encoded by the coding sequence ATGAAAACAATTGGTTTTATAGGTGTCGGTAAGATGGCATCTGCTATCATTACTGGATTGGATAAGTCGAAAGCCCGCGTGCTTATTTCGGGACGTGATTTGAGAAAGACACAGGAACAAGCTGATAAATTAGGCGTGTTTGCGAGTCACTCACATGGTGAGCTCGTTGAACAGTCTGATCTTATCGTTATGGCTGTTAAACCTCAAATTTTGCCTGACATTATGGAAGAGATTTCCCCTCTGTTTACGAAAGATAAAACCCTTATTTCTATCGCAGCCGGTTTCGATTTAGAAGCCTTATCAGACATGTCTAAAACATATGACTTCCCTATCATTCGCGTAATGCCAAACATTAACGCACAAATTCAAAAATCAACTTCTGCAATTGTACGTAACGAATACGTAAGTTCTGATATCTACCAGTTGACTCAAGAAATTTTCTCTTCAATCGGTACTGTTCATGAAGTTGCCGAAAAAGATTTTTCTACTTTTACAGCGATTGCTGGTTCTAGTCCTGCATATATCTATATGTTTGTTGATGCTTTGAGCCGCGCTGGTGTTCTTCATGGCATTCCTAAAGATCAAGCGACAAAAATCGTTGCAGAAACCGTTGCGGCCTCTGCTCAAATGATTTTGGAATCAGGTGAAGGCCCTTGGACCTTGGTGGATAAAGTCTCAAGTCCTGGTGGGACCACTGTTGCTGGTGTTGTTTCTTTAGAACAAAATCATTTTGTAGCTACAGTGATCGATGCCATCACTGCAACGATCGAAAAAGAAAACACATTAAACTAA
- a CDS encoding NUDIX hydrolase: MREFDEKKFEEPTLSREQIFHGQIFRVVKDLVSLPDDTMATRELVFHNGGVAVAPISGDKLVLVGQYRKAFEKFIYEVPAGKLEADELDDPKAAALRELEEETGYTAEQLVEITSFYGTPGFSSEKTYLYFPIGLTKVENPRPKDEGEFLEMIEVTLPEAKTMIEEGQICDAKTIVAVWYWELKNLKAQGDLDA; encoded by the coding sequence ATGCGAGAATTTGACGAGAAAAAGTTTGAAGAACCCACTTTGTCTCGTGAGCAAATTTTTCACGGACAAATTTTTCGAGTGGTAAAAGACTTAGTAAGCTTACCGGATGATACAATGGCAACGAGAGAGTTAGTTTTTCATAATGGTGGTGTTGCTGTGGCACCAATAAGTGGAGACAAGCTTGTATTGGTAGGACAATATCGTAAAGCTTTTGAAAAATTTATTTATGAAGTGCCTGCGGGGAAACTTGAAGCTGATGAGTTGGATGATCCTAAAGCTGCTGCTTTACGTGAATTAGAAGAAGAAACGGGCTACACAGCTGAACAACTTGTTGAAATTACGAGCTTTTATGGTACACCGGGTTTTTCTTCTGAAAAAACATATCTTTATTTCCCTATTGGACTCACGAAGGTCGAAAACCCTCGTCCTAAAGACGAAGGAGAATTTCTTGAAATGATTGAAGTGACACTTCCGGAAGCTAAGACAATGATTGAAGAAGGGCAAATTTGTGATGCTAAGACAATCGTGGCTGTTTGGTACTGGGAACTGAAAAATCTGAAAGCACAAGGAGATTTAGATGCCTAA
- the pepC gene encoding aminopeptidase C encodes MTITQDFTQKLYDNFAENPKFRAVENAATKNGLLNALEVRSSHANNIPEFSIDLTKDKVTNQKQSGRCWMFAALNTFRHKMIGQFKLENFELSQAYTFFWDKYEKSNWFMEQIINHVDMDDRRLKFLLQTPQQDGGQWDMVVALFEKYGVVPKDIYPESAASSNSRELNQYLDKLLRQDAQLLREALAKGEDVQALKENLLQEIFNFLAATLGLPPQHFDYAFRDKENTLEKFSGTAQEFYAQYVDIKLDDYVSVINAPTEDKPYNKSYTVEFLGNVVGARDVKHLNLDMDRFKKLAIAQMQAGETVWFGCDVGQVSNRKDGLLTLDAYNFETALDIQFTQDKASRLDYAESLMTHAMVLTGVDLDENGAPTKWKVENSWGKDVGKEGYFVASDAWMDEYTYQIVVRKDLLTPEELAAYNAEPQILLPWDPMGALA; translated from the coding sequence ATGACTATTACTCAAGATTTCACACAAAAACTTTATGACAACTTTGCGGAAAACCCTAAATTTCGTGCTGTTGAAAACGCAGCGACGAAAAATGGTCTTCTTAATGCCTTGGAAGTACGTAGCTCACATGCCAACAATATTCCAGAGTTTTCAATTGACCTTACCAAGGACAAAGTAACGAATCAAAAGCAATCAGGGCGTTGTTGGATGTTTGCTGCCCTGAATACTTTCCGTCATAAAATGATTGGGCAATTTAAGTTAGAAAACTTTGAACTGTCACAGGCTTACACTTTCTTTTGGGACAAATACGAAAAGTCAAATTGGTTTATGGAACAAATCATTAACCATGTGGACATGGACGATCGTCGCTTGAAATTTTTACTCCAAACTCCACAACAAGATGGTGGACAATGGGATATGGTTGTTGCACTTTTTGAAAAATATGGTGTCGTTCCTAAAGATATTTATCCTGAATCAGCAGCATCTTCTAATTCACGTGAACTCAACCAGTACTTGGATAAATTGTTGCGCCAAGATGCGCAATTATTGAGAGAAGCACTGGCAAAGGGCGAAGATGTACAAGCTCTTAAAGAAAACTTGTTACAAGAAATTTTTAACTTTTTAGCTGCAACTCTTGGACTTCCTCCGCAACATTTTGATTATGCATTCCGTGACAAAGAAAACACATTAGAAAAATTCTCAGGCACAGCTCAAGAATTTTATGCTCAATATGTGGACATCAAACTTGATGACTATGTTTCAGTCATTAATGCACCAACAGAAGATAAACCTTACAACAAATCCTACACGGTTGAATTTCTAGGAAATGTGGTTGGAGCTCGTGATGTTAAACACTTGAACCTTGACATGGATCGTTTCAAAAAACTCGCAATTGCACAAATGCAAGCAGGTGAAACAGTGTGGTTTGGGTGTGATGTTGGGCAAGTCTCAAATCGTAAGGATGGCTTGCTGACTCTTGATGCCTATAATTTTGAGACAGCACTTGATATTCAGTTTACACAGGATAAAGCCTCACGCTTAGATTATGCTGAATCTTTGATGACACATGCTATGGTTTTGACAGGTGTAGATTTGGATGAAAATGGAGCACCTACAAAATGGAAAGTGGAAAATTCTTGGGGGAAAGATGTTGGTAAGGAAGGCTATTTTGTGGCCTCTGATGCTTGGATGGATGAATATACCTACCAAATCGTAGTCCGTAAAGATTTGCTCACTCCAGAAGAGCTTGCGGCCTACAATGCTGAACCTCAGATCCTCTTACCTTGGGATCCCATGGGAGCTTTGGCTTAA
- the ftsA gene encoding cell division protein FtsA — MLKSGLYTGVDIGTNTIKVLVAEYVSDEMNIIGVGNAKSDGLKNGIIVDIEKVATALRKAVNAAEERAGITIDKINVSIPANQLEMENCQGMVPIIGTSKEITEDDVMQTVQNALMRGVVPEREIISVETTEFTVDDFTGISDPRGMFGVRLGMRGIIYTGPKTLVHNIRKVVERAGLIVDNLVIAPLAMSHYVLSEGEREFGTVMIDLGAGQTTVSAVRDQQLKFAHTSPEGGDYVTRDISTVLNTSLSEAEDLKLNYGEASTERASQEEYFPVDVVGQTDPEEITEYYLSQIIEARLTQIFSRVKSDLENTRSLDYPGGIVVLGGAAAMPGTVNLATKVIGMNARLFVPSEMGLRNPAFAQVISVVNYVGERTDIDRLVSQAIASDSTYVAPVAQYEEPVLPATDTMDYEENNFYQTEAPTRPVAQPAAEPEEEKEGVVDRMRNMFSNLFD; from the coding sequence ATGCTAAAAAGTGGACTTTATACGGGCGTTGACATCGGTACAAATACTATTAAAGTGTTGGTTGCGGAGTACGTCTCAGACGAAATGAATATAATTGGCGTTGGAAATGCGAAATCTGACGGTCTAAAAAACGGAATTATTGTAGATATTGAAAAGGTGGCAACAGCTTTACGCAAAGCTGTTAATGCTGCTGAAGAACGTGCGGGGATTACGATTGACAAAATTAATGTCAGCATTCCTGCCAACCAACTCGAAATGGAAAATTGCCAAGGCATGGTTCCAATTATCGGGACTTCAAAAGAAATTACAGAAGATGATGTCATGCAAACTGTACAAAATGCATTGATGCGCGGTGTGGTGCCTGAACGTGAAATTATTTCTGTAGAGACAACTGAGTTTACAGTTGATGATTTCACTGGGATTTCTGACCCACGTGGGATGTTTGGTGTACGTTTAGGTATGCGTGGTATCATTTACACTGGTCCAAAAACATTAGTCCATAACATTCGTAAAGTTGTGGAACGTGCGGGCTTGATTGTGGACAATCTCGTGATTGCTCCGCTGGCCATGAGTCACTATGTTCTTTCAGAAGGAGAACGTGAGTTTGGTACAGTAATGATTGATCTTGGTGCAGGCCAAACAACAGTGTCAGCTGTTCGTGATCAACAATTGAAGTTTGCACATACAAGCCCAGAAGGTGGCGATTATGTGACACGTGACATCTCTACTGTGCTCAATACTTCATTGAGTGAAGCAGAAGATTTGAAACTGAATTATGGTGAAGCAAGTACAGAACGCGCCAGTCAAGAAGAATACTTCCCGGTTGACGTTGTTGGACAAACAGACCCAGAAGAAATCACAGAATATTACCTTTCCCAAATTATTGAAGCACGTTTAACACAAATTTTTAGCCGTGTGAAATCTGATTTGGAAAACACACGTTCATTGGACTACCCTGGTGGTATTGTGGTGCTTGGTGGAGCTGCGGCAATGCCTGGCACAGTGAATCTTGCAACAAAAGTTATTGGCATGAACGCGCGTCTTTTCGTACCAAGCGAAATGGGCTTACGTAATCCAGCCTTCGCTCAAGTAATCAGTGTTGTCAACTACGTTGGTGAGCGCACAGATATTGATCGACTTGTATCACAAGCCATTGCTTCTGATAGCACATATGTTGCCCCTGTTGCACAATATGAAGAACCTGTTCTTCCAGCAACAGATACAATGGATTATGAAGAAAATAACTTCTACCAAACAGAAGCTCCAACTCGTCCAGTTGCTCAACCAGCAGCTGAACCTGAAGAAGAAAAAGAAGGTGTTGTGGATCGTATGCGCAACATGTTCTCAAACCTTTTTGACTAA
- the rlmB gene encoding 23S rRNA (guanosine(2251)-2'-O)-methyltransferase RlmB produces MENTDIIYGLHAVTESLNAGVVNKLYVEEKLRGKNVEKIKELAREKKVNISWTPKTELNKISENGVHQGFVARVAEFAYAELATILAQVADKETATILILDELTDPHNLGSIARTADATGVDAIVIPKHRAVGITPTAVKASTGALQHVPVVRVTNLSQTLDKLKEAGFWTFGTDMDGTTYSKWNTSGKVALVIGNEGKGIGQNLKKQVDEMITIPMVGHVQSLNASVAASILMYEIFRNKM; encoded by the coding sequence ATGGAAAATACGGATATCATATACGGCTTACATGCTGTAACAGAGTCACTCAATGCAGGGGTAGTCAATAAACTCTATGTCGAGGAAAAATTACGTGGTAAGAACGTTGAGAAAATCAAGGAACTTGCGCGTGAAAAAAAAGTAAACATCTCTTGGACACCAAAAACTGAATTAAATAAAATATCAGAAAACGGAGTACACCAAGGTTTTGTTGCACGTGTTGCAGAATTTGCTTATGCAGAATTGGCAACAATTTTAGCACAAGTTGCGGATAAAGAAACTGCAACAATTTTAATTTTGGATGAGCTGACGGATCCTCACAATTTAGGCTCAATTGCACGAACAGCAGATGCAACAGGAGTAGATGCAATTGTTATTCCGAAACACCGTGCGGTAGGCATCACTCCAACCGCAGTAAAAGCAAGTACAGGTGCTTTGCAACACGTGCCTGTCGTACGTGTCACTAACCTTTCTCAAACGTTAGATAAATTAAAAGAAGCTGGTTTTTGGACTTTTGGAACAGACATGGATGGTACAACTTATTCTAAATGGAATACCTCGGGGAAAGTTGCCTTGGTGATTGGGAATGAAGGAAAAGGTATTGGGCAAAATCTTAAGAAACAAGTGGACGAAATGATCACTATTCCGATGGTTGGTCATGTTCAAAGCTTGAATGCAAGCGTTGCTGCCAGCATTTTGATGTACGAAATTTTTAGAAATAAGATGTAA
- a CDS encoding 5'-methylthioadenosine/adenosylhomocysteine nucleosidase, whose protein sequence is MKLGIICAMEEELRTLVENLDHASKITRHGYVFHTGSIGRHEVVLVQSGIGKVMSAMAVTLLVEVFSVDGIINTGSAGAVNHELKIGDVVVADRLAYHDVDVTAFGYAFGQMAQQPLYFESSKYFVSELKKAIENPVVGLITSSDSFISSDGRIAEIKKHFPEVLAVEMEGASIAQAATALKKPFVIIRAMSDTASHDANVKFDEFIIEAGRKSAQTLMNFLNNME, encoded by the coding sequence ATGAAATTAGGAATTATTTGTGCAATGGAAGAAGAACTACGTACTCTTGTAGAAAATCTTGACCATGCAAGTAAGATTACACGCCACGGTTATGTCTTTCATACAGGATCAATAGGCCGTCACGAAGTTGTACTTGTCCAATCAGGAATAGGTAAAGTGATGTCTGCAATGGCAGTTACTTTGTTGGTTGAAGTTTTTTCCGTTGACGGGATTATCAATACCGGTTCAGCTGGTGCGGTCAATCACGAATTAAAAATAGGTGATGTTGTTGTTGCGGACAGATTGGCTTATCATGATGTAGATGTTACAGCCTTTGGCTATGCTTTTGGGCAAATGGCGCAACAACCGCTTTATTTTGAGAGCAGTAAATATTTCGTCTCAGAGCTTAAAAAAGCGATTGAGAACCCTGTAGTTGGTTTGATTACAAGCTCGGACAGTTTTATTTCTAGCGATGGTCGCATTGCTGAAATTAAAAAACACTTTCCAGAGGTTTTGGCCGTTGAAATGGAAGGGGCTTCTATTGCCCAAGCAGCAACAGCCTTGAAAAAACCTTTTGTCATTATTCGTGCGATGTCGGATACAGCAAGCCACGATGCAAATGTGAAATTCGATGAATTTATTATTGAAGCAGGACGCAAATCTGCCCAAACATTAATGAATTTTCTGAACAATATGGAATAA